A single genomic interval of Psychroserpens sp. NJDZ02 harbors:
- a CDS encoding TonB-dependent receptor yields MKKFIIFSISLFFSGFTFAQEDTIFTKKDTTKLEEVIVLGRRKLSNYRQEKTLSSIDAFLEKSNKITMIKRGNYAWEPSINNMTSDRLSVTIDGMQIFGACTDKMDPITSYVDVSNLEKISVGSGQEGTENGHCVGGNIDLQIPKSKYFESGLKTSADVGYETNGNYKTGGLDLEYSGSNFYINADGIYRKSDNYNAGNSEEILYSQFEKFNISLQTGYKLSENQSFDAHIIYDKATDVGYPALPMDVSLAEALITSVTHNYSNDSTFIKTLETKLYFNTITHIMDDSKRPDVPIRMDMPGWSDTYGFYSKATAQVNKHQLAFNFNGFNNRVLAEMTMYPNDSNQPAMFMYTWPDIRTLYTGIYAKDNYALNDQETISASLRLGYHRNKIAKAVGLESLQIFYPEIDAIKSRFLTSFSSNYNLKKEKSNYSFGLGYGERAPSVSEGYGFFLYNSFDNYDNIGNPTLKNEKAIEANFKADYIFNNFTIGLESSYFYLMDYIIGDIDTTLNPMTIGANGVRVYNTLPNASIFDVYVNTSYKFSNTISANASVGYNYGKGNNNKNLPLIKPFSYLAELNYNIKTFNAALQLEGNGNQSNYSNFYGEDETPSYSVLNINLGHVFFLDTNKFILKYGVENILDTTYSTYADWNNIQRQGRNFYMNVSVVF; encoded by the coding sequence ATGAAAAAGTTTATAATATTTAGTATCAGCTTATTTTTTAGCGGATTTACATTTGCTCAAGAAGACACCATTTTTACAAAAAAAGATACTACAAAATTAGAAGAGGTTATTGTTTTAGGGAGACGAAAACTAAGTAACTACCGTCAAGAAAAAACATTATCCAGTATTGATGCGTTTCTAGAAAAATCAAACAAAATAACCATGATTAAACGTGGTAATTATGCTTGGGAGCCTTCTATTAATAATATGACAAGTGATCGCTTAAGTGTTACCATTGATGGTATGCAAATATTTGGTGCTTGTACAGATAAAATGGACCCCATTACATCTTACGTGGACGTCTCCAATTTAGAAAAAATTAGTGTTGGATCAGGACAAGAAGGCACAGAAAATGGACATTGTGTTGGAGGAAACATTGATTTACAAATTCCAAAATCTAAATACTTTGAATCTGGACTAAAAACTAGTGCTGATGTAGGTTATGAAACTAACGGGAACTATAAAACTGGAGGATTAGATCTAGAATATTCTGGAAGCAACTTTTATATTAATGCCGACGGGATTTACCGTAAATCGGATAATTATAATGCTGGAAATAGTGAGGAAATATTATACTCTCAATTCGAAAAATTTAATATCTCACTTCAAACAGGCTACAAACTATCCGAAAACCAGTCTTTTGATGCTCACATAATTTACGATAAAGCAACAGATGTTGGTTATCCTGCATTACCAATGGATGTGTCTTTGGCTGAAGCTTTAATTACATCTGTAACCCATAATTACAGCAATGACTCTACCTTTATAAAAACCTTAGAAACTAAGTTATATTTTAATACTATTACACACATAATGGACGATTCAAAACGTCCCGATGTCCCAATTAGAATGGATATGCCAGGCTGGAGTGATACCTATGGTTTTTATAGCAAAGCAACCGCACAGGTTAATAAACACCAATTAGCATTTAATTTTAACGGGTTTAACAATCGGGTTTTAGCCGAAATGACCATGTATCCAAACGACTCTAATCAACCTGCCATGTTTATGTATACTTGGCCCGATATTAGAACATTATACACAGGTATTTATGCAAAGGATAACTATGCGTTAAATGATCAAGAAACAATTTCGGCATCACTAAGGTTAGGATATCACCGCAACAAAATAGCAAAAGCGGTCGGATTAGAAAGTCTACAGATTTTTTACCCAGAAATAGACGCTATCAAAAGTAGATTTCTAACTAGCTTTTCTTCAAATTATAATTTAAAAAAAGAAAAATCAAACTATTCATTTGGCTTAGGCTATGGAGAAAGAGCGCCTTCTGTTAGCGAAGGCTATGGCTTTTTCTTATATAATAGTTTTGATAATTATGATAACATAGGAAACCCAACCTTAAAAAACGAAAAAGCTATTGAAGCTAATTTTAAAGCTGATTATATTTTTAATAATTTCACTATTGGATTAGAATCGTCTTACTTCTATTTAATGGATTATATCATTGGAGATATAGACACAACATTAAATCCAATGACTATTGGAGCCAATGGCGTACGTGTTTATAATACGTTACCAAACGCTTCTATTTTTGATGTGTATGTCAATACATCGTACAAATTCAGCAATACCATCTCAGCAAATGCAAGTGTTGGTTATAATTATGGAAAAGGTAATAATAACAAGAATTTACCATTAATAAAACCGTTTTCTTATTTAGCTGAATTAAACTACAACATTAAAACTTTTAATGCAGCTTTACAATTAGAAGGTAACGGAAATCAAAGCAATTATAGTAATTTTTATGGTGAAGACGAAACCCCGTCTTACTCTGTTTTAAACATAAACTTAGGACATGTATTTTTCCTTGACACCAACAAGTTTATACTAAAATATGGTGTAGAAAACATTTTAGACACGACATATTCTACCTACGCAGATTGGAATAACATACAAAGACAAGGGCGCAATTTTTACATGAATGTATCTGTAGTCTTCTAA
- the ric gene encoding iron-sulfur cluster repair di-iron protein: MEILQDNSQKEIGQFVAEDFRTAALFNKYKIDFCCRGNRTVEEVCSKNNIDSNLLLNELDAIMRSSTGQNIDYQSWPIDLLVDYIEKKHHRYVEEKTPVLRQFLDKLCKVHGANHPELFKINDLFTASAGELASHMKKEELILFPFIKKMVKTKLEHGVLDAPAFGAIDSPIAMMMHEHDNEGVRFREIAKLTADYTPPADACNTYKVTYAMLDEFEKDLHLHIHLENNILFPKAKALEAQLEN, from the coding sequence ATGGAAATACTACAAGATAATAGTCAAAAAGAGATTGGGCAATTTGTAGCCGAAGATTTTAGAACAGCAGCACTTTTTAATAAATATAAAATTGATTTTTGTTGTAGAGGAAATAGGACGGTAGAGGAGGTCTGTTCTAAAAATAATATTGATAGTAATTTATTGTTAAATGAATTGGATGCTATTATGCGAAGCAGTACCGGTCAAAATATAGATTATCAATCTTGGCCAATAGACCTGTTAGTGGATTATATCGAAAAGAAACATCACCGTTATGTTGAAGAAAAAACACCTGTACTACGTCAGTTTTTAGATAAATTATGCAAAGTACATGGAGCCAACCATCCAGAATTATTTAAAATAAACGACTTGTTTACTGCGTCTGCTGGCGAATTGGCATCACACATGAAAAAAGAAGAATTAATCTTGTTTCCGTTTATAAAAAAAATGGTTAAAACTAAATTAGAGCATGGTGTTTTGGATGCACCTGCTTTTGGAGCTATTGATAGCCCTATTGCTATGATGATGCATGAGCATGATAATGAAGGTGTCCGATTTAGAGAAATAGCTAAATTAACAGCAGATTATACGCCACCTGCAGATGCTTGTAATACCTATAAAGTAACGTATGCTATGTTAGATGAATTTGAAAAAGATTTACATCTACATATTCATTTAGAAAATAATATCTTATTTCCAAAAGCTAAAGCATTGGAAGCTCAGCTTGAGAACTAG
- a CDS encoding RrF2 family transcriptional regulator codes for MFSKACEYGIRASIFIAKNSFEGKRVSPKEIAVEIDSPQAFTAKILQALVRNNIVNSVKGAHGGFEIDKKDIPLIKLSQVVEAIDGDAVYSGCGLGLSTCDENHPCPVHDKFKVIRDGLKVMLETTNLEELALGIKSGVSFLKT; via the coding sequence ATGTTTTCAAAAGCTTGCGAATACGGAATTAGAGCCTCGATTTTTATTGCTAAAAACTCGTTTGAAGGCAAACGCGTTAGCCCTAAGGAGATTGCAGTAGAAATTGATTCGCCTCAAGCTTTTACAGCTAAAATTTTACAAGCATTAGTTAGAAATAACATTGTTAACTCTGTAAAAGGAGCGCACGGTGGTTTTGAAATTGATAAAAAAGATATTCCTTTAATTAAGTTATCTCAAGTGGTTGAGGCTATAGACGGAGATGCTGTTTATAGTGGTTGTGGTTTGGGCTTAAGTACGTGTGACGAAAATCATCCTTGTCCGGTACATGATAAATTTAAGGTGATAAGAGATGGACTTAAAGTGATGTTAGAAACTACTAATTTAGAAGAATTGGCACTGGGTATAAAATCTGGAGTTTCGTTTTTGAAGACATAA
- a CDS encoding polyprenyl synthetase family protein: MQNILSYQSAFTDYLKGYSSPKEPENLYRPIHYILGLGGKRLRPVLTLMTADIFGVDYNKALDAALSIEVFHNFSLVHDDIMDAAPLRRGQQTVHEKWDLNTGILSGDAMLIMAYQLFENYNPNTFQSLAKLFSKTALEVCEGQQYDVDFETRDDVTIPEYLKMIEYKTAVLVGAAMKMGAIVAETSEENQNSIYQFGRLLGIAFQLQDDYLDAFGDPETFGKQVGGDIIENKKTYLYLKALDFLGAKDKIQLEQLFSVQLDDNSEKIETVKQFFLSSGSANATQEAIKEYTQKAFMVLGTLNITEEKKHLLKTFGTNLMTRSV; the protein is encoded by the coding sequence ATGCAAAATATTTTATCATATCAGTCTGCTTTTACAGATTATTTAAAAGGTTACTCGTCACCAAAAGAACCAGAGAATTTATATAGGCCTATCCATTATATATTAGGGTTAGGAGGTAAACGTTTACGTCCCGTATTAACGTTAATGACTGCAGATATTTTTGGTGTTGATTATAACAAAGCTTTAGATGCTGCTTTAAGTATAGAGGTGTTTCATAATTTTTCTTTGGTACATGATGATATTATGGATGCTGCACCTTTAAGAAGAGGACAGCAAACGGTACATGAAAAATGGGATCTTAACACTGGTATTTTGTCGGGAGACGCGATGTTGATTATGGCGTATCAGTTATTTGAAAACTATAACCCAAATACATTTCAGTCGTTAGCAAAGTTATTTAGTAAAACAGCATTAGAGGTTTGCGAAGGGCAACAATACGATGTCGATTTTGAAACTAGAGATGATGTTACTATCCCTGAGTATTTAAAAATGATTGAATACAAAACAGCTGTTTTGGTGGGAGCAGCCATGAAAATGGGAGCGATTGTAGCAGAAACTTCTGAAGAAAATCAAAATAGTATTTATCAGTTTGGTCGTTTATTAGGGATTGCTTTTCAGTTACAAGACGATTATTTAGATGCTTTTGGAGATCCAGAAACATTTGGTAAGCAGGTTGGGGGTGATATCATTGAAAATAAAAAAACCTATTTGTATTTAAAGGCGTTAGACTTTTTAGGTGCTAAAGATAAAATACAGTTAGAACAATTATTCTCTGTTCAATTAGATGATAATTCAGAAAAAATTGAGACTGTAAAGCAATTCTTTTTGTCGTCTGGTTCTGCTAATGCCACTCAGGAAGCTATTAAGGAGTATACTCAAAAAGCTTTTATGGTATTAGGAACGCTTAATATTACTGAAGAGAAAAAACATTTACTAAAAACTTTCGGAACTAATTTAATGACAAGAAGTGTTTAG
- a CDS encoding TetR/AcrR family transcriptional regulator, which translates to MRKKIINKSAELFLTLGFKSVTMDDIANELGISKKTIYQNFDNKTKLVEAATLNMFDNICDGIDHICNASHNPIEELYDIKMFVMTYLKNEKASPQFQLKKYYPQIHQNLQTKQFEKMHISVKHSMQKGVDTGLFRQNIDVDFIARMYFNGMSGIKDESIFPSTLFTMEYLTESYLEYHLRAICSEDGLKTLTQFITNNQS; encoded by the coding sequence ATGAGAAAAAAAATTATAAATAAATCTGCAGAGCTATTTTTAACACTTGGTTTTAAAAGTGTTACCATGGATGATATTGCTAATGAGCTAGGGATCTCTAAAAAAACTATTTATCAAAATTTTGATAATAAAACAAAATTAGTTGAAGCGGCTACACTAAATATGTTTGATAACATTTGTGACGGCATTGATCATATCTGTAATGCCTCCCACAATCCTATTGAAGAATTATACGACATAAAAATGTTTGTGATGACTTATCTAAAAAACGAAAAGGCATCACCACAGTTTCAACTAAAAAAATACTATCCACAAATCCATCAAAACCTTCAAACCAAACAATTTGAAAAAATGCATATATCTGTAAAACACAGTATGCAAAAAGGAGTTGACACAGGTCTGTTTAGACAGAACATTGATGTCGACTTTATTGCTAGAATGTACTTTAATGGTATGTCTGGCATAAAAGACGAAAGTATTTTTCCGTCTACACTATTTACAATGGAATATTTAACAGAAAGTTATTTAGAATATCACTTAAGAGCCATTTGTAGTGAGGACGGACTAAAAACATTAACCCAATTTATTACTAACAATCAATCCTAG